A region of Culicoides brevitarsis isolate CSIRO-B50_1 chromosome 1, AGI_CSIRO_Cbre_v1, whole genome shotgun sequence DNA encodes the following proteins:
- the LOC134836481 gene encoding nuclear factor of activated T-cells 5 isoform X1, with product MLLKYSNGPFVGKGGKGKGKFIRVNGGHKVNNSIASINRIYQRRQYYSRLPGKRPNLGKILPRISPPAPSDSSNDSGLGTDGINHYATHQHQNQQQQQQNHQQQQIFQEFGFGSIISTATVAPTIVQPPPNFFFFNHHRLENDVTLSDRHRIIDEKDEHRRPKRPRIASIALESEDACSDETFMMSQRTAGSSTEQQQSPINYSAKRLSEPGSSKYTSMSKRLQQGQVVASTSQFTGAASHSPPEGSVSRDGKVHLQILSQPEQQHRARYQTEGSRGAIKDRKGSGFPLVKLVGYNKPAKLQVYIGTDVGRAVPHMFYQACKVSSKNSTPCSETKIDGTVVIEVDLSPETDMTVTCDCIGILKERNVDVELRFPDQQTPKSKKKSTRCRMVFKTEIINDDGEKESLFICSQPIVCTQPPGVPEICRKSLSECSCLGGQDLFIIGKNFAKDTRVIFKAVKKGTYNTIWEETVIPEQEFLQQTHLICTVPPYLDTTIVYPVNVHLFIISNGKKSDSQNFLYTPQASSINTLSQMSLTAITGGPKAIQQAHGKPAPRDDVAIFVSSEGFETDESSDTKMNVMLPPAAPSAGVSLMSLDLQTEPSDLQALAAVKAELLEETSQSSLMSTTSGTESLQAHSSSDTLAFSSQSNSSSAIKQEEKMEIGSEMMLPGDMIEMQIKQEIARRGSMTQSNPTTPEYSQILSPILPQVVPTLPSDAQKSQLLMEHYQANLVAATTTQLSLHGTRDVLMSHDPASLRSSENIMNTNIAPTLMVPAVHGGLESVNPILSSPVLAGVDSAALLAASTATPMEQDSSPPARTSPVAVKTMILNAAAEILSSPENPPSAETRSTINALMAFNSELSAVTETPSNTTPTNPTETNPSNTLTGSHLLENEIRVEMSLSSSSAAHHPHHRTDSMMHVSHHPHHHSQQQHHQQASVGICSTETTTTTTSQLPQEPQTQQTSSPSDASSSSSSQNQQSTTNNNNAQTSIPQEIATMSDNDIISFFNPNAFDQV from the exons GTGGTCATAAAGTGAACAATTCGATTGCGAGCATAAACCGAATATACCAACGTAGACAATATTATAGTAGATTGCCTGGCAAGCGTCCGAATTTGGGGAAAATACTACCGAGAATTTCTCCGCCTGCACCTAGCGACAGTTCGAACGATAGCGGATTAGGAACGGATGGAATAAATCATTACGCGACGCATCAGCAtcaaaatcaacaacaacaacagcaaaatcatcaacaacaacaaatttttcaagaatttggATTCGGCAGTATCATATCGACAGCAACCGTGGCACCAACAATTGTTCAACCGCCgccaaatttcttcttttttaatcaTCATAGGCTTGAAAACGACGTCAC aTTGAGTGATAGACATCGCATAATTGACGAAAAAGATGAGCATCGGAGACCCAAACGACCTCGCATAGCAAGCATTGCTTTAGAATCGGAGGATGCATGCAGCGACGAGACCTTTATGATGTCGCAACGCACTGCAGGAAGCTCAACCGAGCAGCAACAGTCACCAATTAACTACAGTGCCAAGCGATTATCGGAGCCTGGATCGTCAAA atacaCTTCGATGTCAAAACGCCTCCAACAAGGTCAAGTTGTTGCTTCAACGTCACAATTCACGGGCGCCGCATCGCATTCGCCGCCCGAAGGAAGTGTTTCGCGCGACGGCAAAGTGCATTTGCAAATTTTGTCGCAACCCGAGCAACAACATCGGGCACGTTACCAAACGGAAGGCAGTCGAGGCGCGATAAAAGATCGCAAAGGCAGCGGATTTCCTCTAGTCAAGCTCGTGGGGTACAATAAACCGGCGAAATTGCAAGTTTACATCGGGACTGATGTAGGACGAGCCGTTCCTCACATGTTCTATCAGGCATGCAAGGTATCGAGTAAGAACTCGACGCCGTGCTCCGAAACAAAAATCGACGGAACTGTCGTAATCGAGGTCGATTTGAGTCCGGAAACAGATATGACGGTGACGTGCGATTGCATTGGCATCCTCAAAGAGCGAAATGTCGACGTAGAATTACGGTTTCCGGATCAACAAACGccaaaaagcaagaaaaagtcAACGCGATGTCGCATGGTTTTCAAGACGGAAATTATCAACGACGATGGCGAGAAGGAATCTCTCTTCATTTGTTCGCAACCCATCGTTTGca ctCAACCTCCGGGTGTGCCAGAAATTTGCCGCAAATCATTATCCGAATGTTCGTGCCTCGGAGGACAAGATTTGTTCATAATTGGCAAAAATTTCGCCAAAGATACACGAGTTATCTTCAAAGCAGTCAAAAAAGGGACTTATAACACGATTTGGGAAGAGACTGTCATTCCGGAACAGGAGTTTTTGCAAcag ACACATTTAATATGTACTGTGCCTCCATATCTCGACACGACAATTGTCTATCCCGTGAATGTGCATCTCTTCATTATCTCGAACGGCAAGAAGAGTGAttcgcaaaattttttgtacacacCGCAAGCAAGCTCCATCAATACGTTATCGCAAATGAGTTTGACGGCGATAACGGGAGGCCCGAAGGCAATCCAGCAGGCACATGGAAAGCCAGCGCCGCGAGACG aTGTTGCAATTTTTGTGAGTAGCGAAGGGTTCGAAACCGACGAAAGTTCCGACACAAAGATGAACGTAATGTTGCCGCCGGCAGCGCCATCAGCTGGCGTATCCCTCATGTCTTTGGATTTGCAAACGGAGCCAAGCGATTTGCAGGCATTGGCTGCTGTCAAAGCGGAATTGCTCGAGGAAACATCTCAATCGTCGTTAATGAGCACCACATCGGGCACAGAATCGTTACAAGCGCATTCGTCCTCCGATACCTTGGCTTTCTCCTCACAAAGTAACAGCAGCAGCGCCATTaaacaagaggaaaaaatggaaattggcAGTGAGATGATGTTGCCAGGCGACATGATTGAGATGCAAATCAAGCAGGAAATTGCGCGACGTGGCAGTATGACACAATCCAATCCAACGACGCCCGAATATTCGCAAATTTTGAGTCCGATACTCCCGCAAGTAGTTCCTACGCTCCCAAGTGACGCACAAAAGTCCCAATTACTCATGGAGCACTATCAGGCGAACTTGGTAGCGGCAACGACGACACAATTGTCGCTTCATGGGACACGCGACGTGCTCATGTCTCACGATCCGGCGTCGTTGCGTTCTTCCGAAAACATCATGAACACAAATATCGCGCCAACGCTCATGGTTCCCGCGGTGCATGGCGGCTTGGAAAGCGTTAATCCAATTTTGTCGTCGCCCGTTCTCGCTGGCGTCGATTCCGCAGCCCTTCTTGCCGCGTCAACAGCGACTCCCATGGAACAAGACTCATCGCCGCCCGCACGAACGTCTCCCGTTGCCGTGAAAACGATGATTTTGAATGCCGCCGCGGAAATTCTCTCGTCTCCCGAAAATCCCCCGTCTGCGGAAACACGTTCGACAATCAATGCCCTCATGGCATTCAATTCCGAACTGAGTGCCGTCACGGAAACTCCATCGAACACGACACCGACAAATCCTACCGAAACAAATCCGTCAAACACACTCACCGGATCGCATCTATTGGAGAATGAAATTAG GGTGGAAATGAGTTTAAGCTCGTCTTCAGCCGCACATCATCCGCACCACCGAACCGACTCCATGATGCACGTTTCGCATCATCCTCATCATCAttcgcagcagcagcatcatCAACAAGCATCTGTGGGAATTTGCAGCACGGAAACGACGACCACGACGACGTCGCAATTACCGCAAGAGCCACAAACGCAGCAAACTTCATCGCCCTCGGATGCCTCATCTTCATCATCGTCGCAAAATCAGCAAAGTACAACAAACAATAACAATGCACAGACTTCAATTCCTCAGGAAATCGCGACAATGTCCGATAACGACATTATTAGTTTCTTTAATCCCAATGCATTTGATCAag tGTAA
- the LOC134836481 gene encoding nuclear factor of activated T-cells 5 isoform X2 encodes MLLKYSNGPFVGKGGKGKGKFIRVNGGHKVNNSIASINRIYQRRQYYSRLPGKRPNLGKILPRISPPAPSDSSNDSGLGTDGINHYATHQHQNQQQQQQNHQQQQIFQEFGFGSIISTATVAPTIVQPPPNFFFFNHHRLENDVTLSDRHRIIDEKDEHRRPKRPRIASIALESEDACSDETFMMSQRTAGSSTEQQQSPINYSAKRLSEPGSSKYTSMSKRLQQGQVVASTSQFTGAASHSPPEGSVSRDGKVHLQILSQPEQQHRARYQTEGSRGAIKDRKGSGFPLVKLVGYNKPAKLQVYIGTDVGRAVPHMFYQACKVSSKNSTPCSETKIDGTVVIEVDLSPETDMTVTCDCIGILKERNVDVELRFPDQQTPKSKKKSTRCRMVFKTEIINDDGEKESLFICSQPIVCTQPPGVPEICRKSLSECSCLGGQDLFIIGKNFAKDTRVIFKAVKKGTYNTIWEETVIPEQEFLQQTHLICTVPPYLDTTIVYPVNVHLFIISNGKKSDSQNFLYTPQASSINTLSQMSLTAITGGPKAIQQAHGKPAPRDDVAIFVSSEGFETDESSDTKMNVMLPPAAPSAGVSLMSLDLQTEPSDLQALAAVKAELLEETSQSSLMSTTSGTESLQAHSSSDTLAFSSQSNSSSAIKQEEKMEIGSEMMLPGDMIEMQIKQEIARRGSMTQSNPTTPEYSQILSPILPQVVPTLPSDAQKSQLLMEHYQANLVAATTTQLSLHGTRDVLMSHDPASLRSSENIMNTNIAPTLMVPAVHGGLESVNPILSSPVLAGVDSAALLAASTATPMEQDSSPPARTSPVAVKTMILNAAAEILSSPENPPSAETRSTINALMAFNSELSAVTETPSNTTPTNPTETNPSNTLTGSHLLENEIR; translated from the exons GTGGTCATAAAGTGAACAATTCGATTGCGAGCATAAACCGAATATACCAACGTAGACAATATTATAGTAGATTGCCTGGCAAGCGTCCGAATTTGGGGAAAATACTACCGAGAATTTCTCCGCCTGCACCTAGCGACAGTTCGAACGATAGCGGATTAGGAACGGATGGAATAAATCATTACGCGACGCATCAGCAtcaaaatcaacaacaacaacagcaaaatcatcaacaacaacaaatttttcaagaatttggATTCGGCAGTATCATATCGACAGCAACCGTGGCACCAACAATTGTTCAACCGCCgccaaatttcttcttttttaatcaTCATAGGCTTGAAAACGACGTCAC aTTGAGTGATAGACATCGCATAATTGACGAAAAAGATGAGCATCGGAGACCCAAACGACCTCGCATAGCAAGCATTGCTTTAGAATCGGAGGATGCATGCAGCGACGAGACCTTTATGATGTCGCAACGCACTGCAGGAAGCTCAACCGAGCAGCAACAGTCACCAATTAACTACAGTGCCAAGCGATTATCGGAGCCTGGATCGTCAAA atacaCTTCGATGTCAAAACGCCTCCAACAAGGTCAAGTTGTTGCTTCAACGTCACAATTCACGGGCGCCGCATCGCATTCGCCGCCCGAAGGAAGTGTTTCGCGCGACGGCAAAGTGCATTTGCAAATTTTGTCGCAACCCGAGCAACAACATCGGGCACGTTACCAAACGGAAGGCAGTCGAGGCGCGATAAAAGATCGCAAAGGCAGCGGATTTCCTCTAGTCAAGCTCGTGGGGTACAATAAACCGGCGAAATTGCAAGTTTACATCGGGACTGATGTAGGACGAGCCGTTCCTCACATGTTCTATCAGGCATGCAAGGTATCGAGTAAGAACTCGACGCCGTGCTCCGAAACAAAAATCGACGGAACTGTCGTAATCGAGGTCGATTTGAGTCCGGAAACAGATATGACGGTGACGTGCGATTGCATTGGCATCCTCAAAGAGCGAAATGTCGACGTAGAATTACGGTTTCCGGATCAACAAACGccaaaaagcaagaaaaagtcAACGCGATGTCGCATGGTTTTCAAGACGGAAATTATCAACGACGATGGCGAGAAGGAATCTCTCTTCATTTGTTCGCAACCCATCGTTTGca ctCAACCTCCGGGTGTGCCAGAAATTTGCCGCAAATCATTATCCGAATGTTCGTGCCTCGGAGGACAAGATTTGTTCATAATTGGCAAAAATTTCGCCAAAGATACACGAGTTATCTTCAAAGCAGTCAAAAAAGGGACTTATAACACGATTTGGGAAGAGACTGTCATTCCGGAACAGGAGTTTTTGCAAcag ACACATTTAATATGTACTGTGCCTCCATATCTCGACACGACAATTGTCTATCCCGTGAATGTGCATCTCTTCATTATCTCGAACGGCAAGAAGAGTGAttcgcaaaattttttgtacacacCGCAAGCAAGCTCCATCAATACGTTATCGCAAATGAGTTTGACGGCGATAACGGGAGGCCCGAAGGCAATCCAGCAGGCACATGGAAAGCCAGCGCCGCGAGACG aTGTTGCAATTTTTGTGAGTAGCGAAGGGTTCGAAACCGACGAAAGTTCCGACACAAAGATGAACGTAATGTTGCCGCCGGCAGCGCCATCAGCTGGCGTATCCCTCATGTCTTTGGATTTGCAAACGGAGCCAAGCGATTTGCAGGCATTGGCTGCTGTCAAAGCGGAATTGCTCGAGGAAACATCTCAATCGTCGTTAATGAGCACCACATCGGGCACAGAATCGTTACAAGCGCATTCGTCCTCCGATACCTTGGCTTTCTCCTCACAAAGTAACAGCAGCAGCGCCATTaaacaagaggaaaaaatggaaattggcAGTGAGATGATGTTGCCAGGCGACATGATTGAGATGCAAATCAAGCAGGAAATTGCGCGACGTGGCAGTATGACACAATCCAATCCAACGACGCCCGAATATTCGCAAATTTTGAGTCCGATACTCCCGCAAGTAGTTCCTACGCTCCCAAGTGACGCACAAAAGTCCCAATTACTCATGGAGCACTATCAGGCGAACTTGGTAGCGGCAACGACGACACAATTGTCGCTTCATGGGACACGCGACGTGCTCATGTCTCACGATCCGGCGTCGTTGCGTTCTTCCGAAAACATCATGAACACAAATATCGCGCCAACGCTCATGGTTCCCGCGGTGCATGGCGGCTTGGAAAGCGTTAATCCAATTTTGTCGTCGCCCGTTCTCGCTGGCGTCGATTCCGCAGCCCTTCTTGCCGCGTCAACAGCGACTCCCATGGAACAAGACTCATCGCCGCCCGCACGAACGTCTCCCGTTGCCGTGAAAACGATGATTTTGAATGCCGCCGCGGAAATTCTCTCGTCTCCCGAAAATCCCCCGTCTGCGGAAACACGTTCGACAATCAATGCCCTCATGGCATTCAATTCCGAACTGAGTGCCGTCACGGAAACTCCATCGAACACGACACCGACAAATCCTACCGAAACAAATCCGTCAAACACACTCACCGGATCGCATCTATTGGAGAATGAAATTAG GTGA